From Nicotiana tabacum cultivar K326 chromosome 22, ASM71507v2, whole genome shotgun sequence, one genomic window encodes:
- the LOC107795267 gene encoding chromatin modification-related protein EAF1 B isoform X4 yields MRGCSIGSDLVVNAGVDSMGGFVEGGVGIGTKSSPRTAAIEKVHAKLRQECDGLQERRRQLEFLEEGGDPLEFKLGDAVSPSVQSTSLPDKHPDHFVTSEVKGSRAITASPHGDSAESSGRPGAPQLCEPNSADNLMLFDGENKFVGSDRGCRHPSRSNVTPSGQSSKFNESQNAKELGNATAFDIPRKAYKRRYRPRPNRDSARSSSSDIARGGHGTSLPSQHFPKELKGPVSDSDKDQNSSLNISRLPSPNGGISLKSMPSDNQVHLEVDGVKPESNTGFKKDDMLDTVPDASASRGLPDGQHDQNSLTGVQEMPIQEAPERPQLSLGKERVDSAGLDCQPHTSEREVDNQASSVQMNGFCSGNDNKPSFPNEAENSGVILGTKGLDSESSCTQTSLSLDGHNDCEMCTNLSILDSNGDLNKQLVVPEGTPVIGSDVNVKNEMKADVNTCLNNEDFNPGQRDHQSNGCLPKSPEERVSIVSNLQSEVKDKHILERMEEVGPSESETVRKYSVLKRDDSNSQNICNVGIQGTIGSCIPKHSECVSQPRVSNLAPEGQAPRIQVDEDSILKEAHVIEAKRKRIAELSAVACQPENCRKSQWDYVLEEMAWLANDFAQERLWKITAAGQICHQIAFSSRLRFQEQNRSWEQKRVAHNLAKDVMDFWHSIEGKSKKMEFPRTKKDYPIAIGKYAMGFLKYNDSDVPKSQAAAPLTPDRIFDGGIVDTSSEDHLTEENLFYSVPLGAMDAYRISIESHVQLCERTGSSMQEEVETSACDAVADCAGDEGETSAYHRSVALEGSKSSRLPQKTRKIHLKAYSGRPYDVGADSLFTQCVENRVGPHQSMLLGKRPASNVNVSIPTKRVRTASRQRVLSPFSASTAGCVQFPTKTDASSGDSGSFQDDHSTLHGGSQMNSLEVESEGDYEKHLLFDSAEVSKPKKKKKAKHLGSAYGQRWHVDSNYQTNQRDPSRKRLESHQLESNGSSGLFGQHNAKKPKMLRQSLENSFENNAPIGGSIPSPVASQMSNMANPNKLIRMLSGRDRSRKAKTLKMPAGQPGSGSPWSLFEDQALVVLVHDMGPNWELVSDAINSTLQFKCIYRKPNECKERHKILMDRTSGDGADSAEDSGSSQPYPSTLPGIPKGSARQLFQRLQGPMEEDTLKSHFEKIILIGKKYLLRRIQGGNHDLKQLQQPHDSHMLALSKHCSNNLNGGPILTPLDLCDAPSSSPDFLSAGFEGPHSSGLSISSQGGGPLVPASGANSGVQGSPNMILGNNFPSSSSPVNASVRYAVPRSASFPVDEHQRLQQFNQMLSVGNMQSNISAPGALAGSDSGGARTHPSGNSMGTMSGLNRGSPMARPGFQGVASSSVLNSGSMLSSGMVAMPSTVNMHSGVSSNQGNPMLRPRDILHMIRPSQNQEVQRQIPELQKGNSQGVPPFGGLSSSFPNQTAPSPVSSRPLHHQQPHPISSQQPLVHSPHHPHLQRASHATNSHHQAYAIRLARERHLQQRLLQQQQQQLSHTQPHLPISSSLQNSPQITSQSSSPPVSHSPLASPASMSPMPQHQLKHPFPAHGLGRTAQTGGSSLTTQMGKQRPHQTGQQQLQNASRHHLPQRQQSESQKQAKVSKGVGRGKMMTHQNMQIDPSLLDGLPTEQLNQSAEKGEQTTKLLQSQGVYSGPGCSLVQPAKQMVSQPQQPHSKIYSGQVPPSKKQQIPSIQPLASSSVLGPKSPHQSVPSSVVGSSNHRMLMHPQPQVQLQPKLMTQSQAALQGGLQRSRSVNSDPPKLQSCEPQSEQHNMCDTSQIGKTPLQDCNSLTNATEVSAPGVAQMKAAVPSFDSIATPPTNSAGSETVPEVIQGVSQRQSSGNFSPIGPDASVQWKQESSELQPPSPVTQPQSNQQQLQQQPPLQHSDQAQALQAGNRSLFAKHSESRPD; encoded by the exons ATGCGTGGATGTAGTATTGGATCTGATCTCGTAGTCAATGCCGGGGTTGATTCCATGGGAGGATTTGTTGAAggcggagttggtattggtacCAAAAGTTCTCCGCGCACAGCAGCAATTGAGAAGGTCCATGCAAAGCTAAG GCAGGAGTGTGATGGCCTACAGGAAAGGAGGAGGCAGTTAGAATTTCTGGAGGAA GGTGGCGATCCCCTGGAATTCAAATTGGGGGATGCTGTTTCACCTAGTGTTCAATCCACCTCACTGCCAGATAAACATCCGGATCATTTCGTGACCAG TGAAGTAAAAGGTAGTCGTGCAATTACCGCTTCACCTCATGGAGACTCGGCTGAAAGTAGCGGTCGACCTGGGGCTCCTCAGCTTTGTGAACCCAACAGTGCTGACAATCTCATGCTGTTTGACGGGGAAAATAAATTTGTTGGTAGTGATAGGGGCTGTAGACATCCCAGTAGGAGCAATGTTACTCCATCAGGGCAGTCCTCTAAGTTTAATGAAAGTCAAAATGCAAAAGAATTGGGTAACGCTACTGCTTTTGACATCCCCAGAAAAGCATACAAGCGAAGATACAGGCCCCGACCGAATCGCGACAGTGCTAGATCAAGTTCATCTGATATAGCTCGTGGTGGTCACGGCACGTCtttgccttcacaacattttcccAAAGAGTTAAAAGGACCGGTTTCTGATTCAGATAAAGACCAGAACTCTTCTTTGAACATTTCACGGCTGCCTAGTCCAAATGGTGGTATATCTCTCAAGTCTATGCCTTCTGATAATCAGGTGCACTTGGAAGTAGATGGTGTTAAACCAGAGTCAAATACTGGCTTTAAGAAAGACGATATGTTGGATACTGTTCCTGATGCCAGTGCTTCCAGAGGTTTGCCTGATGGACAACATGATCAGAACTCACTCACTGGTGTCCAGGAAATGCCTATCCAAGAAGCTCCTGAAAGGCCTCAATTGTCATTGGGAAAGGAAAGGGTAGATTCTGCTGGTCTTGATTGTCAGCCACATACATCTGAAAGGGAGGTTGATAATCAAGCTAGCTCCGTCCAAATGAATGGGTTCTGTAGTGGAAATGATAATAAGCCAAGCTTCCCAAATGAAGCTGAAAATAGTGGTGTAATATTGGGAACAAAGGGTTTAGATTCAGAATCTTCTTGCACCCAGACTAGCCTCAGTCTAGATGGACATAATGATTGTGAAATGTGTACCAATTTGAGTATTTTGGATTCCAACGGCGACTTAAACAAACAACTGGTAGTGCCAGAAGGGACGCCAGTTATCGGAAGTGATGTTAATGTAAAGAACGAGATGAAGGCTGATGTCAATACTTGTTTAAATAATGAGGATTTTAATCCTGGTCAACGCGATCACCAAAGTAATGGTTGTTTACCTAAATCACCAGAAGAACGTGTCAGTATTGTATCTaatttgcaaagtgaggtaaAAGATAAACATATCCTGGAAAGAATGGAAGAAGTTGGCCCATCTGAATCGGAAACCGTAAGAAAATATAGTGTGCTTAAAAGGGACGAttccaactcccaaaatatttgtaatgtcGGTATTCAAGGTACGATTGGTTCCTGTATACCAAAGCATTCTGAGTGTGTATCACAGCCTAGAGTTTCAAATCTTGCTCCCGAGGGACAAGCACCTAGGATCCAGGTTGATGAAGACTCGATCTTGAAAGAGGCACATGTTATAGAG GCGAAGCGTAAAAGAATTGCAGAATTATCTGCTGTAGCCTGTCAACCTGAGAATTGTCGAAAATCTCAATGGGATTATGTACTTGAAGAAATGGCTTGGTTGGCAAATGATTTTGCTCAG GAACGTCTTTGGAAGATAACTGCTGCAGGTCAAATATGTCACCAAATTGCTTTTAGCTCACGGTTGAGATTCCAAGAACAAAATCGTAGTTGGGAGCAAAAAAGAGTAGCTCACAACCTGGCCAAAGATGTCATGGATTTCTGGCATTCTATCGAG GGGAAAAGCAAAAAAATGGAGTTCCCAAGAACTAAAAAAGATTACCCTATTGCTATTGGGAAGTATGCTATGGGATTTCTGAAGTACAATGACTCAGATGTTCCAAAAAGTCAAGCTGCGGCGCCATTGACTCCAGATAGGATATTTGACGGGGGAATTGTGGACACATCATCGGAAGACCATTTGACAGAG GAGAACCTCTTCTACTCTGTCCCGCTTGGTGCAATGGATGCTTATAGAATATCTATCGAATCTCATGTGCAACTCTGTGAG AGGACAGGTAGTAGCATGCAAGAGGAGGTGGAGACATCTGCATGTGATGCAGTTGCAG ATTGTGCAGGGGATGAAGGAGAAACAAGTGCATATCATAGGTCAGTTGCCTTAGAAGGTAGCAAATCATCAAGACTTCCCCAGAAGACACGGAAGATCCACCTGAAGGCTTACAGTGGTAGACCATATGATGTTGGTGCTGATTCACTATTTACTCAATGTGTGGAAAATAGAGTTGGCCCTCATCAATCTATGCTTCTGGGGAAACGACCAGCAAGCAATGTTAATGTGTCTATTCCAACCAAGCGTGTGCGTACTGCTTCAAGGCAGAGAGTTCTTAGTCCCTTCAGTGCATCAACAGCTGGATGTGTTCAGTTTCCAACCAAAACAGATGCTTCAAGTGGTGATAGCGGTTCATTTCAGGATGATCACAGTACATTGCATGGTGGATCTCAGATGAATAGCTTGGAAGTTGAATCTGAGGGTGACTATGAAAAGCATTTACTGTTCGACTCTGCTGAAGTATCAAAacctaaaaagaagaaaaaagcaaAGCATCTG GGTTCTGCATATGGGCAGAGATGGCATGTTGATTctaattatcaaaccaaccag AGAGATCCTTCCAGAAAGAGATTGGAGAGCCATCAACTTGAATCAAATGGTAGCAGCG gtttaTTTGGTCAACATAATGCAAAGAAGCCAAAGATGCTGAGGCAATCACTTGAAAATTCTTTCGAGAATAATGCCCCTATTGGTGGATCTATTCCATCTCCAGTTGCCTCCCAGATGAGTAACATGGCCAACCCGAATAAACTTATTAGGATGCTTAGTGGAAGGGACCGGAGTAGGAAAGCCAAAACTTTGAAG ATGCCTGCAGGACAGCCAGGTTCAGGAAGTCCTTGGTCACTATTTGAGGACCAG GCACTTGTTGTCCTGGTGCACGACATGGGTCCAAATTGGGAGCTTGTAAGTGATGCCATCAACAGTACCTTGCAATTCAAG TGTATATATCGCAAACCTAATGAGTGCAAGGAACGCCATAAAATACTTATGGACAGAACTAGTGGTGATGGCGCTGATAGTGCTGAAGATTCAGGATCTTCTCAACCATATCCTTCAACATTACCTGGCATTCCCAAG GGAAGTGCCAGACAGCTGTTTCAGCGTTTGCAGGGGCCAATGGAAGAGGATACGCTCAAATCGCATTTTGAGAAGATCATCTTGATTGGGAAGAAATATCTTTTACGGAGGATTCAG GGTGGTAACCATGATTTGAAGCAACTCCAGCAACCGCACGATTCTCACATGCTTGCTCTTTCCAAACATTGTTCAAATAATCTGAATGGAGGACCAATTCTTAC GCCTCTGGATCTGTGTGATGCACCTTCGTCTAGTCCAGACTTTCTTTCTGCTGGATTTGAAGGTCCACACTCAAGTGGGTTATCTATCTCGAGTCAGGGTGGAGGACCATTGGTTCCTGCGTCTGGTGCAAATTCTGGAGTGCAAGGATCCCCCAATATGATTCTTGGAAACAACTTTCCATCATCATCAAGTCCGGTAAATGCATCTGTCAG ATATGCTGTTCCGAGATCTGCATCTTTTCCAGTtgatgagcatcagagactgcaGCAATTTAATCAAATGTTATCAGTAGGAAATATGCAGTCCAATATATCTGCTCCTGGAGCTCTTGCAGGCAGTGATAGTGGTGGTGCTCGTACACATCCCAGCGGCAACAGCATGGGGACAATGTCTGGGTTAAATAGAGGTAGCCCAATGGCAAGGCCTGGGTTTCAGGGAGTTGCATCATCATCTGTGCTGAATTCTGGGAGCATGCTTTCTTCTGGGATGGTAGCAATGCCAAGCACTGTAAATATGCACTCTGGAGTGAGCTCTAATCAAGGGAATCCAATGTTGAGACCTCGTGATATCTTGCACATGATCCGG CCTTCACAGAATCAGGAAGTTCAGAGGCAAATTCCTGAGCTCCAGAAAGGAAACAGCCAAGGAGTCCCTCCTTTTGGTGGGTTAAGTTCCTCTTTCCCTAACCAGACGGCCCCCTCACCTGTTTCATCACGCCCACTTCATCATCAGCAACCACATCCTATATCTTCACAGCAGCCACTTGTGCATAGCCCTCATCACCCTCATCTTCAAAGGGCCAGTCATGCCACGAACTCACACCATCAAGCTTACGCAATTCGCTTAGCTAGAGAGAGGCACCTGCAACAGCGGCTTttacagcagcagcagcagcaactcTCACATACGCAGCCCCATCTTCCTATATCATCTTCACTGCAGAATAGTCCTCAAATCACTTCCCAATCTTCTTCTCCACCAGTATCACATTCTCCTTTGGCATCCCCAGCTTCAATGTCTCCAATGCCACAGCATCAACTAAAACATCCATTTCCAGCTCATGGGCTTGGACGAACTGCACAAACTGGGGGTAGTAGTTTAACTACTCAGATGGGCAAGCAAAGGCCACATCAGACAGGACAGCAGCAGCTTCAAAATGCTAGCAGACACCATCTTCCACAGCGCCAGCAGTCAGAGTCTCAAAAACAAGCTAAAGTTTCGAAGGGAGTCGGGAGAGGGAAAATGATGACACATCAGAACATGCAGATTGATCCCTCTTTATTGGATGGCCTTCCTACTGAGCAACTCAATCAATCTGCAGAGAAAGGTGAGCAAACCACTAAGTTACTGCAAAGTCAGGGAGTGTATTCAGGGCCAGGATGCAGCTTGGTCCAGCCTGCAAAGCAAATGGTGAGTCAGCCGCAGCAACCCCACTCTAAGATTTATTCTGGCCAAGTGCCTCCATCCAAAAAGCAGCAAATTCCCTCCATCCAACCTCTTGCATCATCGAGTGTATTAGGTCCTAAATCACCCCACCAATCTGTTCCATCCTCGGTTGTAGGTTCTTCCAACCATAGAATGTTGATGCATCCACAGCCGCAGGTGCAACTGCAGCCAAAGTTGATGACTCAAAGTCAAGCAGCTCTGCAAGGTGGGCTGCAACGGAGCCGGTCAGTGAATTCTGATCCACCAAAGTTGCAATCTTGTGAACCTCAAAGTGAGCAGCACAATATGTGCGACACTTCACAGATAGGTAAAACACCCCTGCAGGACTGCAACAGTTTAACTAATGCCACAGAGGTTTCTGCCCCAGGGGTTGCTCAAATGAAGGCTGCAGTCCCATCATTCGATTCAATTGCGACCCCACCAACAAATTCTGCTGGCAGCGAGACAGTGCCAGAAGTCATCCAAGGGGTAAGCCAAAGGCAATCTTCTGGAAACTTTTCTCCTATTGGGCCTGATGCTAGTGTTCAATGGAAGCAAGAGTCTTCCGAGTTACAGCCTCCCTCACCAGTGACCCAGCCCCAGTCAAACCAGCAACAACTACAGCAGCAGCCACCATTGCAACATTCAGATCAGGCTCAGGCTTTACAAGCAGGGAATAGAAGTTTGTTTGCTAAACACAGCGAATCTAGACCGGATTGA